One segment of Rosa chinensis cultivar Old Blush chromosome 6, RchiOBHm-V2, whole genome shotgun sequence DNA contains the following:
- the LOC112171243 gene encoding uncharacterized protein LOC112171243 has protein sequence MKFSMFFFLCLLPLLFQHSHSTTILVDGVSEWKNPTVHVGDSIIFKHKYHYNLYIFQNQRAFNVCNFTRATLLNKPDSTSYTWHPSRPGFFYFSFNNGSLLNTCQDTQKLAIKVALTAMAPVAAPEPSSKTGSGGSGSGGGVVSSSPTYPWPFQPHQASLSPSPGPSVGSLIPNKGAGMPFINSNPAVPLPTGEVDSATIRPIPTSGHQGQVLVGLFAAQMALFSVVLLML, from the exons ATGAAGTTCTCcatgttcttcttcctctgtttgCTCCCTTTACTCTTCCAGCATTCTCACTCCACCACAATACTAGTGGATGGAGTTTCAGAGTGGAAGAACCCTACTGTTCACGTTGGAGACTCCATCA TTTTCAAGCACAAGTATCACTACAACCTCTACATTTTCCAGAACCAAAGAGCCTTCAATGTCTGCAATTTCACTCGAGCCACACTTCTTAATAAACCCGATTCCACCTCCTATACG TGGCACCCATCACGGCCCGGTTTCTTCTACTTCTCCTTCAACAACGGTTCTCTGCTCAATACATGCCAAGACACACAAAAGCTTGCCATAAAAGTTGCTTTAACAGCAATGGCTCCAGTGGCAGCCCCAGAGCCCAGTTCCAAGACAGGTTCTGGTGGCAGTGGCAGTGGTGGTGGTGTAGTGTCATCTTCTCCAACATATCCATGGCCTTTCCAACCTCACCAAGCTTCCTTATCGCCAAGTCCAGGGCCAAGTGTCGGCTCTTTAATTCCAAATAAAGGTGCTGGCATGCCATTTATCAACAGCAACCCTGCTGTTCCTTTGCCTACTGGTGAAGTTGATTCTGCTACAATTCGCCCTATACCAACATCTGGCCACCAGGGACAG GTGTTGGTGGGGTTATTTGCTGCGCAAATGGCTCTATTTAGTGTGGTTCTCTTGATGCTGTAA
- the LOC112171241 gene encoding uncharacterized protein LOC112171241, with translation MDLELGLEITKNADDHTSSSDFRIAKEKSGPVFISTETESAYILTAHLEGCRKEHVNIDINEDETQLGVAVEKPVQEKVMSGWSMNKKEGETRGFRKVFRIPDGVVLSRIKAKINEQDSTLRIFMPKVVKGFVGAGVEELKEEEVIIGQPQMTEAASDEVPEKISEKMKMDKNPQAEGKEVDKEEYTKEVELDDQDLQTNDRRETKGGGMESEESEESEERKIAKTKKADRIEKQREDAKKRIKEKTHGGVKNDKSTEATHQVAKPSQEIEEIRPESRPPNANEMPKATPEKKEVLDKGESSEMRKGKDVCEKSTPEKKPAASEKSKLLSTPLIIAGSALLVTIVLIAIHRIRKRKQ, from the exons ATGGATCTTGAATTAGGACTCGAGATCACCAAAAATGCAGATGATCATACTTCCTCTTCTGATTTTCGGATTGCGAAGGAGAAATCTGGTCCTGTTTTCATATCCACCGAAACAGAAAGCGCGTACATCCTCACTGCCCATCTTGAAG GTTGTAGAAAAGAGcatgtcaatattgacataaATGAAGACGAGACTCAGCTAGGCGTTGCTGTGGAGAAGCCAGTTCAAGAGAAGGTGATGTCAGGATGGTCAATGAACAAGAAAGAAGGGGAGACAAGGGGATTCAGAAAAGTCTTTCGGATCCCAGATGGAGTGGTTTTGAGTCGAATCAAGGCCAAGATTAATGAACAAGACTCGACTCTCAGAATCTTCATGCCAAAAGTGGTGAAAGGATTTGTTGGTGCTGGGGTTGAGGAACtgaaagaagaagaggtgatCATAGGGCAACCACAGATGACAGAAGCTGCAAGTGATGAGGTTCCTGAAAAAATCagtgagaaaatgaaaatggataAGAACCCTCAGGCTGAAGGAAAAGAGGTAGATAAAGAAGAGTACACGAAAGAAGTTGAATTAGATGATCAAGATTTGCAGACCAATGATCGAAGAGAAACTAAAGGTGGAGGGATGGAGTCAGAAGAAAGTgaagaaagtgaagaaagaaagattgCAAAGACAAAAAAAGCTGATAGAATTGAGAAACAGAGAGAGGATGCTAAAAAAAGAATCAAGGAAAAAACACATGGAGGAGTCAAGAATGATAAAAGCACTGAAGCAACTCATCAAGTTGCTAAACCATcacaagaaattgaagaaatcaGACCAGAATCGAGACCCCCCAACGCGAACGAAATGCCAAAAGCGACGCCAGAGAAGAAGGAAGTACTTGACAAGGGTGAATCTTCTGAAATGCGGAAAGGAAAAGATGTGTGTGAGAAATCAACTCCAGAGAAGAAGCCTGCTGCGTCAGAAAAGTCCAAGTTGCTGTCCACTCCTTTGATCATTGCAGGTTCAGCCCTTCTCGTCACTATTGTACTGATAGCAATTCACAGGATTAGGAAAAGAAAGCAATAG
- the LOC112171268 gene encoding receptor-like protein EIX2, producing MDIYIPRLILYLLLQVFLASLCLNTSSIVKSCMEEERQALLNFKQDLIDPSGRISSWVGHQCCGWRGISCNNHTGHVVIIDLRNPYPRPYRNFTEYEESCLGGKLNPYLLGLKHLSYLDLSLNDFQGLPIPNFIGQLTSLSYLNLSSLSRSATFVAEIPPSLGNLSNLNSLDLQHNLLSSKNLDWLSHLSSLKYLNLGGVNLSSTRVSWLHAANMLPSLSELHLSGCQIGGNQLPLSMPTINFTSLLVLDMSWNNLINSSFPKWIFNLSSLTKLDLTGNPLLRSTLNELPSLKSLEYLHLSSAGLNGQVPKFIGNLCKLKSLGLASNKFDGGIQEFLSGFSNCSFNRMESLDLSYCGLVGKLPTSLGMLKRLQHLNLGSNSFWGSLPATIISNLSSSLKALDLSSNLFNGSIPQNLGQLCQLVTLDLSSNLFKSYNIPQSLGQLSQLVHLDLSENSWGGTITEAHFINLTRLELFSISTDRRVPIIFNLTDYDWIPPFKLRAVYMDNCRVGPGFPIWLQSQTELLDVKLSNAGISGAIPEEWVFKISSQIKTLNLSYNQISGRLPFRFNFSYLYIIDLSHNQFDGPLQLSSTNTPILTFLSLSYNYLNGTIPSSICNIQSLCTLCLRNNQLSGKFPQEWSLWRDIGSLDVSNNNLSGNIPTSMGIPRSIEILKMGNNYFTGEIPSSLQNCSDLDRLYLGGNKFTGSLPFWLGSKVLKLKVLQLRSNFLSGNVPEQLCNLSYLTILDLSNNNLSGAIPKCLINLTSLVHDLKKGWHSPEPNGDPTTLTMKARQSEYSISNAVFVTIIDLSSNDLEGEIPEELCSLVQLGTLNLSMNQLSGNIPSKIGNLLLLETLDLSQNQLSGHIPQSLSSLTFLSHLNLSFNNLTGRIPSGNQLQTLDDSSIYEGNPSLCGFPLSKCPEDRDNVPESLAEENKDHGDDDENLGFYTSTVLGFIIGFWSICGTLILKKSWSIFRGGGGVGFQWLVTCKVVNFKSGNAYGLIGTMDFIFNCGGSSVAFIFVTSLDSTNVSQIFGRTQILKQQFAHLYVICTLPTKEQNDLFVRSYFNFGLELGKPAFVLVKDLEMGFEKMLRIVYARGVCKREDVTTKLKAQREQYVQTVGVFQRVVTSIPGLDNHDANVGELLD from the exons ATGGATATCTATATTCCTCGCCTCATTCTCTACTTGCTGCTTCAGGTGTTTTTGGCGTCTTTATGCCTAAACACTAGCAGTATTGTGAAATCATGCATGGAGGAAGAGAGACAAGCTCTTCTCAACTTTAAACAAGATCTCATTGATCCATCTGGTAGGATTTCTTCTTGGGTGGGTCATCAATGTTGTGGATGGAGAGGTATTTCATGCAACAACCACACAGGTCATGTTGTAATCATTGACCTCCGTAATCCATATCCACGTCCATACCGAAACTTCACTGAGTATGAAGAATCTTGTTTGGGAGGTAAGTTAAATCCTTATTTGCTTGGCTTGAAACATTTGAGTTACTTAGACCTGAGCTTGAATGATTTTCAAGGGCTTCCGATTCCTAACTTTATTGGCCAGCTTACAAGTTTGAGCTATCTCAATCTTTCAAGTCTCAGTAGATCTGCTACATTTGTAGCCGAGATTCCCCCATCACTTGGTAACCTCTCGAACTTGAACTCTCTTGACCTCCAGCATAATCTACTTTCTTCCAAAAACTTGGATTGGCTTTCTCATCTCTCTTCCCTAAAATACCTCAATCTTGGAGGTGTGAACCTTAGTAGCACAAGAGTAAGTTGGCTACATGCTGCTAATATGCTTCCTTCACTCTCAGAGTTGCATTTGTCTGGTTGCCAAATTGGTGGAAACCAGCTTCCACTGTCCATGCCTACAATTAACTTCACATCACTTTTGGTCCTTGATATGTCATGGAATAATCTTATCAATTCTTCATTTCCTAAATGGATTTTCAATCTTTCTAGCCTTACAAAACTTGATCTAACAGGGAATCCTTTGCTCCGATCCACTCTTAATGAACTTCCAAGCCTCAAATCTCTAGAATACCTTCATTTATCTAGTGCAGGACTTAATGGTCAAGTTCCCAAATTCATTGGAAATTTGTGCAAGCTCAAGTCATTAGGTCTTGCGAGCAACAAATTTGATGGGGGGATTCAAGAGTTTCTGAGTGGGTTTTCAAATTGTTCATTTAATAGAATGGAGTCTCTAGATTTGTCTTACTGTGGGCTGGTAGGCAAATTGCCTACTTCATTGGGAATGCTGAAACGCCTACAGCATTTGAATCTTGGCTCCAACTCCTTTTGGGGCTCCCTTCCCGCAACTATTATCAGCAATTTATCATCATCCCTGAAGGCACTTGATCTCAGTTCTAATCTTTTCAACGGTTCCATTCCTCAAAATTTAGGACAACTCTGTCAGCTAGTTACCCTTGATCTCAGTTCTAATCTTTTCAAAAGTTACAATATTCCTCAAAGTTTGGGACAACTCTCTCAACTAGTTCATCTAGATTTATCTGAAAACTCATGGGGAGGCACTATAACGGAAGCACATTTCATAAATCTCACCAGATTAGAGTTGTTTTCAATAAGCACAGACCGACGTGTGCccatcattttcaatttgaCTGATTATGATTGGATTCCTCCTTTCAAGCTCCGTGCAGTTTACATGGACAATTGTCGAGTAGGCCCTGGCTTTCCCATTTGGCTTCAATCTCAAACTGAACTGTTAGATGTCAAACTTAGTAATGCTGGAATCTCGGGTGCAATACCAGAGGAATGGGTCTTTAAGATATCTTCCCAAATCAAAACTTTGAATTTATCTTACAATCAAATAAGCGGAAGGCTTCCGTTCCGATTTAACTTTTCATATCTATATATTATAGATTTAAGCCATAATCAATTTGATGGCCCACTCCAACTTTCGTCCACTAATACTCCAATTTTAacatttttatctctttcttatAATTACTTGAATGGTACAATTCCATCATCTATTTGCAACATTCAATCGTTGTGTACTCTATGTCTGAGAAACAATCAGCTATCCGGAAAGTTCCCTCAAGAATGGAGTTTGTGGAGAGACATAGGAAGTCTAGATGTCTCAAACAACAATCTATCTGGTAATATTCCAACCTCAATGGGTATTCCAAGAAGTATTGAAATATTAAAGATGGGCAACAACTACTTTACTGGAGAAATTCCTTCTTCCTTGCAAAATTGCTCTGATTTAGACAGACTTTATCTTGGAGGCAACAAGTTTACTGGAAGCCTACCTTTCTGGCTAGGATCAAaagtattgaaattgaaagtgctACAACTGCGATCCAACTTTCTAAGTGGAAATGTACCTGAACAATTGTGCAATCTTTCATACCTTACGATCCTAGACCTGAGTAACAACAACCTATCAGGGGCTATACCAAAGTGTTTGATTAATTTGACTTCTCTAGTTCATGATTTAAAGAAAGGTTGGCATAGCCCTGAGCCAAATGGTGACCCAACAACTTTGACTATGAAAGCAAGACAAAGCGAATACAGCATCTCAAATGCAGTTTTTGTAACCATCATTGATCTTTCGTCAAATGATTTAGAAGGTGAAATTCCTGAAGAACTCTGTAGCCTTGTTCAATTGGGTACCTTGAACTTGTCCATGAATCAATTAAGTGGAAATATCCCCTCGAAGATTGGAAACTTGCTCTTACTTGAAACTCTCGATCTCTCCCAGAACCAGCTTTCAGGACACATTCCACAAAGTCTCTCTTCCCTGACCTTCTTGTCTCACCTGAACTTATCTTTTAACAACTTGACAGGAAGAATTCCTTCAGGCAACCAACTTCAGACGCTAGATGATTCATCTATTTATGAGGGCAATCCTTCACTATGTGGATTTCCTCTTTCAAAATGCCCAGAAGATAGAGACAACGTGCCAGAGTCTCTTGCAGAAGAAAATAAAGATCATGGAGATGATGACGAAAACCTTGGTTTCTATACCAGCACAGTGCTTGGCTTTATCATAGGCTTTTGGAGTATCTGCGGTACATTGATATTGAAGAAGTCATGGAG TATTTTCAGAGGGGGTGGGGGTGTGGGATTCCAATGGCTTGTTACATGTAAAGTTGTAAACTTCAAGAGTGGGAATGCGTATGGGCTAATTGGTACAATG GACTTCATTTtcaactgtgggggttcatcaGTGGCCTTCATCTTTGTCACAAGCTTGGATTCAACTAATGTCTCCCAAATCTTCGGCAG AACTCAAATACTGAAGCAGCAATTTGCACATCTTTATGTTATCTGTACCCTCCCAACCAAAGAGCAAAATGACTTGTTTGTTCGTTCTTACTTCAA TTTCGGATTGGAGCTTGGTAAGCCGGCATTTGTTCTGGTTAAAGACTTGGAGATGGGTTTTGAAAAGATGCTAAGGATAGTTTATGCACGCGGAG TATGCAAGCGAGAGGATGTCACCACAAAATTGAAGGCTCAG AGAGAGCAATATGTGCAAACCGTGGGCGTGTTTCAAAGAGTGGTCACATCCATACCAGGACTTGACAATCATGATGCAAATGTTGGTGAACTGCTGGATTGA